In a genomic window of Myotis daubentonii chromosome X, mMyoDau2.1, whole genome shotgun sequence:
- the LOC132224775 gene encoding paraneoplastic antigen Ma6E-like: protein MLAMALTILRDWCGLMAINAQRSLLILGIPDDCEEEELQETVQDALRPLGEYRVLGTIFRREIQSRVALVEFPEYLNRSLIPQQIPGREGPWTVIFLPQVPDGDSQDRPDFPEQPQGEAVAGRADEARAAGVEAAAGEDRAAGEEGAAGEDIASGEIMAACVDVAVGEDVAIGEDIPAGEDIASGEIMAACVDVAVGEDVAIGEDIPAGEDIASGEIMAAHVDVAVGEDVAIGEDIPAGEDIASGEIMAARVDVAVGEDIPAGEDMAARVEEASGEAIAVGEDIPAGEDIASGEIMAARVDVAVGVDVAVGVDVAVGVDVAVGVDVAVGEDIPADEDVAADEDVAEGDSDEEGASGDTGIAGMAGSVSLAGASGEAGSPGEEAVGMAGAPGQAGAWNQQWRQALQPLLENMAYQELRSFSGLDEPSHQQESFESWLDHANDMLYLWRHVSERERQRRLVESLHGPALDLVSDILNENAEITAQDCLATLIQVFGNKDNRATARLRFITCAQRPQETLFAYVMRLEDLLQEAIEKGAIQPSSADQMRARQVLMWARPNEILWNKLRRMRLERRPPGFLGMLRLIRESEAWEATPTTSQQQFPVEEGPWMDIEDLAAAQAALACEDAQAALFFEDVGLASAAYEGAAQATPPCENAAQAAIFWENAVAVEAGPSTAHPDEAGPSTAHPDEAGPSTAHPDQAGPATAHPDEAGPATADPDQAGPATADPDEAGPATADPDEAGPATADPDEAGPATADLDEAGPATADPDEAGPATADPDEAGPATADPDEAGPATADPDEAGPATADPDEAGPATADPDEAGPATADPDEAGPATADPDEAGPATADPDEAGPATADPDEAGPATADPDEAGPATADPDEAGPATADPDEAGPATADPDEAGPATADPDEAGPATADPDEAGPATADPDEAGPATADPDEAGPATADPDEAAPETGGATGADPAPEDTTKASPAIQGDESALAPAGLGQAGPSPAHMGIAFRVGSGSPGSDPEELSQEEDEEADEPHEEERILFQEESESDDGLGDMSSPEPSFK, encoded by the coding sequence ATGCTGGCAATGGCACTAACCATCCTGCGAGACTGGTGCGGCCTGATGGCCATAAACGCACAGCGCTCCCTGCTCATCCTGGGCATCCCAGATGACTGTGAGGAAGAGGAACTCCAGGAGACTGTGCAGGATGCACTGAGGCCCCTGGGCGAGTACCGAGTGCTGGGCACGATCTTCAGAAGGGAGATCCAATCCAGGGTCGCCTTGGTTGAGTTTCCTGAGTATTTAAACCGAAGTTTGATCCCCCAACAAATaccaggcagggagggaccctGGACTGTGATCTTCCTGCCACAGGTTCCTGATGGTGACTCACAGGATAGACCAGATTTCCCTGAACAGCCCCAGGGGGAAGCAGTGGCTGGCAGGGCAGATGAGGCAAGAGCTGCAGGTGTGGAAGCTGCTGCAGGTGAGGATAGAGCTGCAGGTGAGGAGGGAGCTGCAGGTGAGGATATAGCTTCAGGTGAGATTATGGCTGCATGTGTGGATGTAGCTGTAGGTGAGGATGTAGCTATAGGTGAGGATATACCTGCAGGTGAGGATATAGCTTCAGGTGAGATTATGGCTGCATGTGTGGATGTAGCTGTAGGTGAGGATGTAGCTATAGGTGAGGATATACCTGCAGGTGAGGATATAGCTTCAGGTGAGATTATGGCTGCACATGTGGATGTAGCTGTAGGTGAGGATGTAGCTATAGGTGAGGATATACCTGCAGGTGAGGATATAGCCTCAGGTGAGATTATGGCTGCACGTGTGGATGTAGCTGTAGGTGAGGATATACCTGCAGGTGAGGATATGGCTGCACGTGTGGAAGAAGCTTCAGGTGAGGCTATAGCTGTAGGTGAGGATATACCTGCAGGTGAGGATATAGCTTCAGGTGAGATTATGGCTGCACGTGTGGATGTAGCTGTAGGTGTGGATGTAGCTGTAGGTGTGGATGTAGCTGTAGGTGTGGATGTAGCTGTAGGTGTGGATGTAGCTGTAGGTGAGGATATACCTGCAGATGAGGATGTAGCTGCAGATGAGGATGTAGCTGAAGGTGACTCAGATGAGGAGGGCGCTTCAGGTGACACAGGAATCGCAGGCATGGCAGGATCTGTGAGTTTGGCAGGAGCCTCAGGTGAGGCAGGGTCTCCAGGTGAGGAAGCTGTGGGTATGGCAGGAGCCCCAGGACAGGCAGGAGCCTGGAACCAGCAATGGAGGCAGGCTCTGCAGCCTCTGCTGGAAAATATGGCCTATCAGGAACTGAGATCCTTTTCTGGCCTGGACGAGCCAAGCCACCAGCAGGAGTCCTTTGAGAGCTGGCTGGACCACGCCAACGACATGCTGTACCTGTGGCGCCACGTATCGGAAAGGGAGCGGCAGCGGCGGCTGGTGGAGAGCCTGCATGGGCCCGCTCTGGATCTGGTGAGTGACATCCTGAATGAAAATGCTGAAATCACAGCCCAGGACTGCCTGGCCACGCTGATTCAGGTGTTTGGGAACAAGGACAACCGAGCAACCGCGCGGCTGAGGTTCATAACTTGTGCCCAGCGGCCCCAGGAAACTCTCTTTGCCTATGTGATGCGCCTGGAAGACCTGCTGCAGGAGGCCATAGAGAAAGGGGCCATCCAACCCTCCAGCGCAGACCAGATGCGTGCCAGGCAGGTGCTGATGTGGGCTCGCCCCAATGAAATTCTCTGGAACAAGCTGAGAAGGATGCGCCTGGAGAGGAGACCACCTGGCTTTCTGGGGATGCTCCGGCTCATTCGGGAGTCAGAGGCATGGGAGGCCACTCCCACTACGAGCCAGCAGCAGTTTCCAGTGGAAGAAGGGCCCTGGATGGACATTGAAGATTTGGCTGCTGCCCAGGCTGCTCTAGCCTGTGAAGATGCCCAGGCCGCTCTGTTTTTTGAAGATGTTGGCCTGGCCTCTGCAGCCTATGAAGGTGCTGCTCAGGCCACCCCACCCTGTGAAAATGCCGCTCAAGCTGCCATTTTCTGGGAAAACGCAGTGGCCGTTGAGGCGGGCCCTTCCACTGCCCATCCTGATGAGGCTGGCCCTTCCACTGCCCATCCTGATGAGGCTGGCCCTTCCACTGCCCATCCTGATCAGGCGGGCCCTGCCACTGCCCATCCTGATGAGGCGGGCCCTGCCACTGCCGATCCTGATCAGGCGGGCCCTGCCACTGCCGATCCTGATGAGGCGGGCCCTGCCACTGCCGATCCTGATGAGGCGGGCCCTGCCACTGCCGATCCTGATGAGGCTGGCCCTGCCACTGCCGATCTTGATGAGGCTGGCCCTGCCACTGCCGATCCTGATGAGGCGGGCCCTGCCACTGCCGATCCTGATGAGGCGGGCCCTGCCACTGCCGATCCTGATGAGGCGGGCCCTGCCACTGCCGATCCTGATGAGGCGGGCCCTGCCACTGCCGATCCTGATGAGGCGGGCCCTGCCACTGCCGATCCTGATGAGGCGGGCCCTGCCACTGCCGATCCTGATGAGGCGGGCCCTGCCACTGCCGATCCTGATGAGGCGGGCCCTGCCACTGCCGATCCTGATGAGGCGGGCCCTGCCACTGCCGATCCTGATGAGGCGGGCCCTGCCACTGCCGATCCTGATGAGGCGGGCCCTGCCACTGCCGATCCTGATGAGGCGGGCCCTGCCACTGCCGATCCTGATGAGGCGGGCCCTGCCACTGCCGATCCTGATGAGGCGGGCCCTGCCACTGCCGATCCTGATGAGGCGGGCCCTGCCACTGCCGATCCTGATGAGGCGGGTCCTGCCACTGCCGATCCTGATGAGGCGGGTCCTGCCACTGCCGATCCTGATGAGGCGGGTCCTGCCACTGCCGATCCTGATGAGGCTGCTCCTGAAACCGGAGGTGCCACTGGGGCAGACCCTGCCCCTGAGGATACCACCAAGGCCTCCCCTGCCATTCAGGGAGATGAGAGTGCTCTGGCTCCTGCAGGTCTAGGTCAGGCAGGGCCCTCGCCTGCCCACATGGGCATTGCTTTCAGGGTGGGCTCAGGAAGTCCTGGCAGTGACCCAGAGGAACTGTCCCAGGAAGAAGATGAGGAGGCTGACGAGCCCCACGAG